The DNA segment ATCCAGTTATCGTCGATGATCTTCCTGAAAGAGGCTGTTTTGGTCGCTATTCCCGAAAGGAAAGAGAGAAAATTGAGCGCCGCCCTCTCCGCTGAAAATATCATGCCCGCATCGCCCTCTATAGCGCAGACGATTTCACCGCCGGTAACCGGCGAGGCATCCTTTTTGAGCGCTCTCACTTTTATGTTTTTAGATCTCGCGGTGAAAACAGCCGAAAGCAGAGCCATGCCCGCGAGGCGACAATCACCCCGGGCAACAATGCGGGCTTTGACCTTGCGCGCACGCGGCAGAAATTTTGACGTGATATCGTCACGAACCCTGTCCTCACTGAAAGCCCTTTTGAGCAGGAAGGAAAATTCCTGTTGTTCTTTTTTATTTAACATAAGGCGGGGACGCCATGTTTTATATGTCTTTGTGAATTACTCTGCCTTCTTTGGTACTGACATCAACGGAAGCTTTGTGGAGTATCCTGTCAAAATCCGCTATGACTTTCATTATCTCCTGCGGAGAAGACGCCGCGAAAATTTTTTGCATCATGACATCGCTTTTCAACAGCCTCGCCGCTCGGGCCACCACCTGGATGTATTCCCTGTTCAGGTCAGGCGGGGATGCCACCATAAAAACAGCTGTGACGGGTTTGCTGTCAAGAGCGTTGAATTCCACCCCGTCCTTGACGATTCCCATGGCGCAGAATATCCTTTTGACACTTTCATGCTTGGCGTGCGGAATGGCTATTCCGCCGCCTATGGCCGTTGATTCAAGTTCCTCTCTCTCCCTGATGGCCTTTAAAAAAGCGTCTTTGTCCGACAAAACCTTTTCGGCCGCGAGGCACTCTGTCAGCTCCGCCATAATGGCATTTTTATCATGCCCCTTCAATTCTATCACAACGGTCTTTTTACTTAAAACATCCTCTAAAAACACTTTATCTCCTTGCTGACGCCGTCAATTCAAAACCAGATTTTTGGAGCGGGCGATGGGATTCGGACCCACGACCTCAACCTTGGCAAGGTTGCGTTCTAGCCAGCTGAACTACGCCCGCTCTATTGGGATTATCCTAGACAAATATTCCAGGATTGTCCAGCCCTTTTCAGTCCTTGACAATCCATGTGCCGGTCTTTCCGTCCATGGCTTCGCCTATTTTTTCCGGACAGGTTATCAGAGCTTCCTTGCCGCCGTTCTCAAAAAACTTGATTACCGCCTGGATCTTGGGAAGCATGCTGCCCTTGGCGAAATGCCCCTCGGCCATATACTTTTTAGCTTCTGATACCGTGATCCTGTCAAGCTGTTTCTGATCCGGCTTACCGAAATTAATACAGACTTTTTCCACCGCCGTAGAGATGAGAAGAAGATCCGCCTTTATGTTGGAGGCCAGAAGAGCCGACGCGAAATCCTTATCTATCACAGCCGCGCAGCCTTTGATTATATTCTTCGCCTTATCATAGTACACCGGGATGCCGCCGCCGCCCACGGCCACAACAATGAAACCGCCTTTAACCAGCGTGGCTATCGCGTTTTCTTCAAGTATTTCTTTGGGTAAGGGCGACGGAACAACCCTTCTCCAGCCTCGGCCGGCGTCCTCGACTATATCCCAACCCTCTTTTTCCTTTCTTGCTTCAGCATCTTCTTTTGTCAGAAAAGGCCCGACCGGCTTTGAGGGATTCTGAAACGCGGGGTCTTCCTTATCCACAAGAACCCTTGTCACAACCGTGGCAACTTCTCTCTTTATACCCCTGCGGCGGAACTCGTTTGAAAGCGCCTGCTGAAAATTATAACCTATAGAGCCCTGTGTATCGGCTCCGCAGGAGTCCATGGGAATCGGATGCAAACCTTCTTTTATCCCGGCCTCGCTCCTTAAAAGCATAAAACCTACCTGAGGGCCGTTGCCGTGTGATATCACGACATTCCAACCCCGGTCGATCATATCGGCTATGTGCTTCACCGTCTCGACGACACACATATACTGGTCCGGCACGGATGAATGCGCCTTGTCTTTTATGAGTGAATTACCACCAACAGCCACGACTGCTACCTTGCCCATTTGTTCCTCCTCAATTGTACCCTTCTGTTTTTTGATCGGCCGGAAATGATTAAAGCTTATCCGACATCGTCAAAGCCATAATGGCTTTCTGAACATGAAGCCGGTTTTCGGCGATATCCAAAACTATGCTGCGCGGGCCCTGGTTCACTTCACGCGTGACCTCGGCGCCCTCGTCGACAGGCATGGGATGGATAAACTTCGCCCCGGGATTTGCGGTTTTCATTTTATCTTCATCGCAGATCCAGTCTTTGTACTTATCACTTGAGGCGCGCTTTATCTCGGCCTCTTTGCCTATCTCATAGAAGTCTTTACCGAACCAGTTGCGCGAATAAACATAATCAGCGCCCTTATACGCGGCCCTCGGATCGCCTTTGACGATCTCAAAAGTGCCGCCGGCGGCTTCGGCGTTTTTCTTCGCCTGCTCGACTATGTTTTCGGGAAGCGAATAGTTATCGTCCGGATAAGCGAGCTTCACATTGACTCCCAGGCGGGAGTTTAGAAGAAGGCTTTCGTGCACGGAACAATAGCTGCGGGCAAGAGCCCCTTTCGCCCAGGTCTGGACAATAGTCTTGCCTTTGGTGGGCTGATTGTTGTTGTGCTCCCTCATCCCCATGATATCGGCAAGGCCCTGGCAGGGATGATAGATATCATCCGCCATGTTGATTATCGGCACATCCGCGTACTTGGCATATTCCCTGAGGATCTTATTGCCGTCGCCGTAATTGTCGACGGATGTTTCAAGTATCCTTATCCCTATGCCCACGGCGAACCTCGCCATGACCTTCGCGGCGTCGTGGATCGTCTCACCCGCTACCTCAACTCCCTTCTTGACGCTCTTGAGCCTCATTGCCTTGGGTTCGATGAACTGGGCGTGTCCCCCGAGTTCCGTCGCCGCGGCCTCAAAAGACTGCCTTGTTCTCAGCGACGGATTATAGAAGAACATGATGAATGTCTTAAAAGCCAGAAGACTGTTGTAGGGCTCACCGTAACGGTTCGCCTTCATCTTCACGGCCAGAGACAGTATTTCCTCTATTTCCTCAACCGAAAGTTCCTGCGTGGTCACAACATCTTTACCGAACATTTTTGACTTTGCCATTTACTTCTCCCTGTTTATTTAAATTTACAATTTCAATCTTTCAATAAGCTCAAAATTGAAAAATTCTTACAGCCGGCCGCCCATCAGCAATGACATGATCGCCTTATGCGCGTGAAGCCTGTTTTCCGCTTCGTCGATAACTATTGACTTAGGTCCGTCGATAACTTCATCCGTCACTTCCTGGCCTCGGTCGGCAGGTAAACAGTGCATATATACCGCGTTCTTATCGGTAAGATCCATCTGCGCCTGGGTTGTCATCCAGCCTTTCGCAAGTTCATTCACCCGTCTTGCTTCGTCATGATCCTGATCCTTTATCTTTTTTCCGGTTTTGGGATCGAAATAATTGAAACAAGTCGTCGAGCCCCAGGCTTTCGGATAAACCACATCAGCGCCCTTGAAACCTTCGTTGAAATCATTTGTGATTTTAAACGAACCATCTACCTGAGCGGCATTCTGCTTGCATTTCGCAATAACATTCGGATCCAGGTCATATCCTTCCGGATGAGCAAGTGTCACATCCATTCCCATAAGGGTCGCGGCAAGTATAACACTCTGCGGTACTGCCCTGGGTTTCTCTATAGAACCGGAATAAGCAAATGACATTGTAAGTTTCTTGCCTTTGAATGATCCGAATTTCTCTTTGATGGTCATAACATCCGCTAATGCCTGGCAGGGATGGTATATATCACATTCCATGTTTATGACGGGAGCCGCCGAATATTCGGCAAATTCTTCCATAGTCGCATGGGCAAATCCGTAATTCCATCCGGCAGGCGGTCCATACATTCTTATCGCTATAGCATCTCCGACCCGGCTGAGCATTTCGGCCAC comes from the Candidatus Omnitrophota bacterium genome and includes:
- a CDS encoding PTS sugar transporter subunit IIA, producing the protein MFLEDVLSKKTVVIELKGHDKNAIMAELTECLAAEKVLSDKDAFLKAIREREELESTAIGGGIAIPHAKHESVKRIFCAMGIVKDGVEFNALDSKPVTAVFMVASPPDLNREYIQVVARAARLLKSDVMMQKIFAASSPQEIMKVIADFDRILHKASVDVSTKEGRVIHKDI
- the arcC gene encoding carbamate kinase, which gives rise to MGKVAVVAVGGNSLIKDKAHSSVPDQYMCVVETVKHIADMIDRGWNVVISHGNGPQVGFMLLRSEAGIKEGLHPIPMDSCGADTQGSIGYNFQQALSNEFRRRGIKREVATVVTRVLVDKEDPAFQNPSKPVGPFLTKEDAEARKEKEGWDIVEDAGRGWRRVVPSPLPKEILEENAIATLVKGGFIVVAVGGGGIPVYYDKAKNIIKGCAAVIDKDFASALLASNIKADLLLISTAVEKVCINFGKPDQKQLDRITVSEAKKYMAEGHFAKGSMLPKIQAVIKFFENGGKEALITCPEKIGEAMDGKTGTWIVKD
- a CDS encoding ornithine carbamoyltransferase, producing the protein MAKSKMFGKDVVTTQELSVEEIEEILSLAVKMKANRYGEPYNSLLAFKTFIMFFYNPSLRTRQSFEAAATELGGHAQFIEPKAMRLKSVKKGVEVAGETIHDAAKVMARFAVGIGIRILETSVDNYGDGNKILREYAKYADVPIINMADDIYHPCQGLADIMGMREHNNNQPTKGKTIVQTWAKGALARSYCSVHESLLLNSRLGVNVKLAYPDDNYSLPENIVEQAKKNAEAAGGTFEIVKGDPRAAYKGADYVYSRNWFGKDFYEIGKEAEIKRASSDKYKDWICDEDKMKTANPGAKFIHPMPVDEGAEVTREVNQGPRSIVLDIAENRLHVQKAIMALTMSDKL
- a CDS encoding ornithine carbamoyltransferase, which translates into the protein MRTNGFLGRDWLDPEFSYTKEEWETLMEVGFELKRRFQLGLDTSNILKGKTLFTMFFNQSLRTRSTFDAGIQQLGGFHCSLEPGKTYTPARKGFDIPYETERIKDVAEMLSRVGDAIAIRMYGPPAGWNYGFAHATMEEFAEYSAAPVINMECDIYHPCQALADVMTIKEKFGSFKGKKLTMSFAYSGSIEKPRAVPQSVILAATLMGMDVTLAHPEGYDLDPNVIAKCKQNAAQVDGSFKITNDFNEGFKGADVVYPKAWGSTTCFNYFDPKTGKKIKDQDHDEARRVNELAKGWMTTQAQMDLTDKNAVYMHCLPADRGQEVTDEVIDGPKSIVIDEAENRLHAHKAIMSLLMGGRL